From the genome of Campylobacter concisus, one region includes:
- a CDS encoding BON domain-containing protein encodes MILKFSVFAFLALFFCSCSSVLTPATAPLNVYDAYSISRDKRGIYSITRDKFIQSKLQSKILFSKSLSNIDIEIEVFYGDAYLIGLVDSKELEDKLVELAKSTDGVRKIYTYLRIKKPEYPCDSLKILANLKQNLFKDSIVEGTNVRVSIVGCDVVFSGVVDSIEQEKHAIWYAKHIDGVADVYSFIKVIK; translated from the coding sequence CTGATTTTAAAATTTAGCGTTTTTGCATTTTTGGCTCTATTTTTTTGCTCTTGCTCTTCAGTACTAACCCCAGCAACCGCGCCACTAAATGTATATGATGCATACTCTATTTCACGCGATAAACGTGGTATTTACTCGATCACAAGAGATAAATTTATACAAAGCAAATTGCAAAGCAAAATTTTATTTTCAAAAAGTCTTAGTAATATTGATATCGAGATAGAGGTTTTTTACGGAGATGCTTATCTTATCGGACTCGTTGATAGTAAAGAGCTTGAAGATAAGCTAGTAGAATTAGCCAAAAGCACAGATGGAGTGCGGAAAATTTATACCTATCTTCGTATCAAAAAGCCAGAGTATCCATGCGATAGTCTAAAAATTCTTGCAAACTTAAAGCAAAATCTTTTTAAAGATAGTATAGTTGAGGGCACAAATGTGCGTGTTAGCATAGTTGGCTGTGATGTTGTATTTAGCGGCGTAGTTGATAGCATTGAGCAAGAAAAACATGCTATTTGGTATGCTAAGCACATTGACGGCGTGGCCGATGTCTACTCGTTCATCAAAGTTATCAAATAA
- a CDS encoding efflux RND transporter permease subunit — protein MRQIFKFIIAKNKLIIALILALSVVFGYLSTKLSVDASAETLLLEHDPDLKAYREIAKRYDSPGFLVVAFTPKDDLFSPKNLELIKNLGDELAKNDMVNSVISIINIPLLNSVKGGITGILDHTPTLQDKDINISKAKLEFAKSPIYSGNLISKDLKTTAIALNLKQDEKFNELVNERNLLSQKESNGTITQAERLKLEALAYEFKAYRDELRKSDHENLEAIKATIAKFNANDELFLGGANMIADDMIGFIKNDLLVYGLSVLALLSFSLWLFFRQVRWIVLPMFICAVSAIFTTGIFGIFDWEVTVISSNYIALQLIITISTVIHLVVSYREFYAKHPKYSQNQLIYLTLRDKFSPSFWAIFTTVIGFSSLMSADIKPVIMLGIMMSTGISVSLMLAFLLFGAINVNLEKLAPIRTFENSFKFTKYCANLALNSRKIIYVVCVLVVCFGVYGISKIKVENSFIGYFKESTEIRQGMQVIDTKLGGTIPVDVIVKFKEQKQEKNAEQDEFENEFESNAKDAKYWFNSYHTRVAEKIHDYLKEQKFVGHVSSLATLIKAIKELNNGASDDFLLAAMYEKLPQNYKNILLSPYVSVEDDELRFSIRIVDSDSELRRNLFLKELREGLAQLTKNDNVSIEVAGMMVLYNNMLQNLLSSQVDTFGLTVTILFVIFCFIFRSIKLATIAIVSNLIPLCTLFGVMGFFGIPLDVMSITIAAISIGIGVDDIIHYIHRFKEEMLTKSVFESIKAAHASIGYAMYYTSFTIFLGFSVMITSNFIPTIYFGLLTDLVMVFMLLGALIILPSLIASFVKKSDI, from the coding sequence ATGCGACAAATTTTTAAATTTATCATTGCTAAAAACAAGCTTATTATTGCTCTAATTTTAGCTTTAAGCGTAGTTTTTGGCTATCTTAGCACTAAGCTTAGCGTTGATGCATCAGCTGAAACGCTACTGCTTGAGCATGATCCTGACTTAAAAGCTTATAGAGAGATAGCCAAACGCTACGACTCACCCGGATTTTTAGTGGTCGCTTTTACCCCAAAAGACGATCTTTTTTCACCTAAAAATTTAGAACTTATCAAAAATTTAGGTGATGAACTAGCTAAAAACGATATGGTAAATAGCGTCATCTCTATAATAAATATTCCGCTTTTAAATAGTGTAAAAGGCGGGATCACGGGCATCTTAGATCATACTCCAACGCTGCAAGATAAAGATATAAATATTTCAAAAGCGAAGCTCGAGTTTGCCAAAAGTCCGATTTACAGCGGAAATTTGATAAGCAAAGATCTAAAAACCACAGCAATTGCTCTAAATTTAAAACAAGATGAGAAATTTAATGAGCTTGTAAATGAGAGAAATTTGCTTAGCCAAAAAGAGTCAAACGGCACTATCACACAAGCTGAGCGACTTAAGCTAGAGGCTCTTGCCTATGAGTTTAAAGCCTACCGAGACGAGCTTAGAAAGAGCGATCACGAAAACCTTGAGGCCATAAAAGCAACCATAGCTAAATTTAACGCAAATGACGAGCTATTCTTAGGCGGCGCAAATATGATCGCTGATGATATGATAGGCTTTATAAAGAACGATCTTTTGGTTTATGGGCTAAGCGTTCTAGCGCTTCTTAGCTTTAGTTTGTGGCTATTTTTCAGGCAGGTTAGATGGATAGTTTTGCCGATGTTTATATGTGCCGTAAGTGCCATTTTTACGACCGGAATTTTTGGCATATTTGACTGGGAAGTGACGGTCATTAGCTCAAACTACATCGCACTTCAGCTCATCATTACTATTTCAACCGTGATTCATCTTGTCGTTAGCTACCGAGAATTTTACGCAAAGCATCCAAAATATAGCCAAAATCAGCTAATTTATCTAACGCTTCGTGATAAATTCTCTCCATCTTTTTGGGCGATATTTACCACGGTTATTGGCTTTAGCTCGCTTATGAGTGCTGACATAAAGCCAGTTATCATGCTTGGCATTATGATGAGCACTGGCATTAGCGTTTCACTTATGCTTGCATTTTTGCTATTTGGCGCGATAAATGTAAATTTAGAAAAATTAGCTCCTATTAGAACCTTTGAAAATAGCTTTAAATTTACAAAATACTGCGCAAATTTAGCCTTAAACTCAAGAAAGATTATCTACGTAGTTTGCGTTCTAGTCGTTTGTTTTGGCGTTTATGGTATCAGCAAGATAAAGGTTGAAAATAGCTTCATTGGCTACTTTAAAGAAAGTACAGAAATTCGCCAAGGAATGCAAGTCATTGATACTAAGCTTGGTGGCACGATACCGGTTGATGTGATAGTGAAATTTAAAGAGCAAAAACAAGAAAAAAATGCCGAGCAAGATGAGTTTGAAAATGAGTTTGAAAGCAACGCTAAGGATGCAAAGTACTGGTTTAATAGCTATCACACAAGGGTTGCTGAGAAGATTCATGATTATCTAAAAGAGCAAAAATTTGTCGGACATGTAAGCTCGCTAGCAACCCTTATAAAAGCCATAAAAGAGCTAAATAACGGCGCGAGTGATGATTTTTTATTAGCTGCGATGTATGAGAAATTACCACAAAATTATAAAAATATCTTATTAAGCCCTTATGTGAGCGTTGAAGATGATGAGCTTAGATTTAGTATAAGGATCGTCGATAGTGACTCTGAGCTTAGACGAAATTTATTTCTAAAAGAGCTTAGAGAAGGGCTAGCACAGCTTACTAAAAATGACAATGTAAGCATAGAAGTTGCCGGCATGATGGTGCTTTATAACAATATGCTTCAAAATTTACTTAGCTCGCAAGTTGATACTTTTGGGCTAACTGTCACTATACTTTTTGTCATATTTTGCTTTATCTTTAGGAGTATAAAGTTAGCAACCATTGCGATAGTTTCAAATTTAATCCCACTTTGCACACTCTTTGGTGTGATGGGATTTTTTGGCATTCCGCTTGATGTGATGAGTATCACGATCGCAGCCATTAGTATAGGTATCGGCGTTGATGATATTATCCATTACATCCACCGATTTAAAGAAGAAATGCTTACAAAAAGCGTTTTTGAGAGTATTAAAGCTGCTCATGCAAGCATCGGATATGCGATGTATTACACATCATTTACTATTTTTCTTGGTTTTAGCGTGATGATAACTAGCAATTTTATTCCAACTATATATTTTGGCTTACTAACCGATCTTGTTATGGTTTTTATGCTTCTTGGTGCACTAATCATCTTACCAAGCCTCATTGCGAGCTTTGTAAAAAAGAGCGATATTTAA